A single genomic interval of Lucilia cuprina isolate Lc7/37 chromosome 2, ASM2204524v1, whole genome shotgun sequence harbors:
- the LOC111685239 gene encoding transmembrane protein 184C isoform X1: MCQNYSLRRFCEEWRIWIRPLLIITYGIFAIIVVPLLIINSVKDGFQRRDQLILIGGLFVLSAVPISIWHIIQHVVHFTKPILQKHIIRILWMVPIYALNAWIGLFFPKHSIYADSLRECYEAYVIYNFMVYLLNYLNLGMDLEMTMMYRTQVHHFFPMCCIRPWTMGREFIHNCKHGILQYTVVRPITTFIAVICELCGVYGEGTFAGNVAFPYIVVINNISQFVAMYCLVLFYKANKEDLKPMKPIPKFLCIKAVVFFSFFQGVLLNVLVYYKIIKIFEADDLGEDANLASMLQNFIICIEMFIAAVAHIYSFPHYPFHINSQQYWNNPNHNWCRAFLSMIDISDIQEDVSEHLGVVTGTISRRFQGRSAYQPLSRGTRRSSGEYFRRLDGEDSSSSQQLLVPDTDISDKTGNNKKRNPYQTHYTKPLAKANRYGATDSLVLPVCDAAITNDSQSQSQLAGNRPTTSKASITTGNDTSNAAAIIATNTNTHPSATHSNFGGISIQKRDPNVRDFPTHYGAPVAGGTSFLQARNVTTTHAPSPIPESVDDFASFIGSSR; the protein is encoded by the exons atgTGTCAGAATTATTCATTGCGAAGATTCTGTGAGGAGTGGCGTATCTGGATACGACCTTTACTTATTATAACCTATGGCATATTTGCGATAATCGTAGTGCCTCTGCTCATTATCAACTCCGTTAAGGATGGCTTTCAGCGTCGTGATCAATTGATATTAATTGGTGGCTTATTTGTTTTATCAGCAGTGCCCATATCAATTTGGCATATTATTCAGCATGTTGTACATTTTACAAAAcccattttacaaaaacacatCATACGCATATTGTGGATGGTGCCCATATATGCCTTAAATGCT TGGATTGGTTTATTCTTTCCGAAACATTCAATCTATGCCGATTCGTTACGTGAGTGCTATGAGGCCTATGTGATCTATAATTTTATGgtctatttgttaaattatttaaatttgggCATGGATTTGGAAATGACCATGATGTACAGAACACAGGTACATCATTTCTTTCCCATGTGTTGCATTCGTCCCTGGACTATGGGTCGAGAATTTATACATAATTGTAAACATGGCATTTTGCAGTATACAGTGGTGCGGCCAATAACCACATTTATAGCGgt tatttgcGAATTATGCGGTGTCTATGGAGAAGGTACTTTTGCCGGAAATGTAGCATTTCCCTATATAGTTGTTATCAACAATATCTCTCAATTCGTAGCTATGTATTGTCTCGTATTGTTTTATAAAGCCAACAAG GAGGATTTAAAACCCATGAAACCTATACCAAAATTTTTGTGCATTAAGGCtgtagttttcttttcattttt ccAAGGAGTGTTACTAAAcgttttagtttattataaaattataaaaatctttgaagCTGATGATTTGGGTGAGGATGCCAATTTGGCCTCCATGCTGCAa aatttcattaTTTGCATTGAAATGTTTATAGCAGCAGTTGCTCACATTTATAGTTTCCCTCACTATCCATTCCATATTAATTCTCAACAATATTGGAATAATCCAAATCATAACTGGTGTCGGGCTTTTTTGTCCATGATCGATATATCCGATATACAAGAGGATGTATCCGAACATTTAGGAGTTGTCACTGGCACAATAAGTCGACGGTTCCAAGGTCGCAGTGCTTATCAGCCTTTATCGCGTGGCACTAGGCGTTCGAGTGGTGAGTACTTTAGACGACTAGATGGTGAGGATTCGAGCAGTAGCCAACAACTGTTAGTTCCGGACACTGACATCAGTGATAAAACAGGtaataataagaaaagaaaTCCATATCAAACGCATTATACTAAACCACTGGCCAAGGCCAATCGCTATGGAGCTACAGATAGTCTTGTGCTACCCGTTTGTGATGCTGCAATAACCAATGATTCTCAATCTCAATCCCAATTAGCAGGTAACCGTCCCACCACTTCCAAAGCTTCCATAACAACTGGCAACGATACTAGCAATGCCGCCGCCATCATTGCCACCAACACTAACACTCATCCCTCTGCTACCCACTCCAATTTTGGCGGTATTAGTATACAAAAACGCGATCCCAACGTTAGAGACTTTCCGACACATTATGGGGCACCCGTGGCAGGTGGTACTAGTTTCCTGCAGGCTCGTAATGTAACGACAACACATGCTCCCAGTCCCATTCCAGAGTCCGTTGATGATTTTGCATCATTTATCGGTTCCTCAAGATGA
- the LOC111685239 gene encoding transmembrane protein 184C isoform X3, whose protein sequence is MCQNYSLRRFCEEWRIWIRPLLIITYGIFAIIVVPLLIINSVKDGFQRRDQLILIGGLFVLSAVPISIWHIIQHVVHFTKPILQKHIIRILWMVPIYALNAWIGLFFPKHSIYADSLRECYEAYVIYNFMVYLLNYLNLGMDLEMTMMYRTQVHHFFPMCCIRPWTMGREFIHNCKHGILQYTVVRPITTFIAVICELCGVYGEGTFAGNVAFPYIVVINNISQFVAMYCLVLFYKANKEDLKPMKPIPKFLCIKAVVFFSFFQGVLLNVLVYYKIIKIFEADDLGEDANLASMLQNFIICIEMFIAAVAHIYSFPHYPFHINSQQYWNNPNHNWCRAFLSMIDISDIQEDVSEHLGVVTGTISRRFQGRSAYQPLSRGTRRSSGEYFRRLDGEDSSSSQQLLVPDTDISDKTGNRPTTSKASITTGNDTSNAAAIIATNTNTHPSATHSNFGGISIQKRDPNVRDFPTHYGAPVAGGTSFLQARNVTTTHAPSPIPESVDDFASFIGSSR, encoded by the exons atgTGTCAGAATTATTCATTGCGAAGATTCTGTGAGGAGTGGCGTATCTGGATACGACCTTTACTTATTATAACCTATGGCATATTTGCGATAATCGTAGTGCCTCTGCTCATTATCAACTCCGTTAAGGATGGCTTTCAGCGTCGTGATCAATTGATATTAATTGGTGGCTTATTTGTTTTATCAGCAGTGCCCATATCAATTTGGCATATTATTCAGCATGTTGTACATTTTACAAAAcccattttacaaaaacacatCATACGCATATTGTGGATGGTGCCCATATATGCCTTAAATGCT TGGATTGGTTTATTCTTTCCGAAACATTCAATCTATGCCGATTCGTTACGTGAGTGCTATGAGGCCTATGTGATCTATAATTTTATGgtctatttgttaaattatttaaatttgggCATGGATTTGGAAATGACCATGATGTACAGAACACAGGTACATCATTTCTTTCCCATGTGTTGCATTCGTCCCTGGACTATGGGTCGAGAATTTATACATAATTGTAAACATGGCATTTTGCAGTATACAGTGGTGCGGCCAATAACCACATTTATAGCGgt tatttgcGAATTATGCGGTGTCTATGGAGAAGGTACTTTTGCCGGAAATGTAGCATTTCCCTATATAGTTGTTATCAACAATATCTCTCAATTCGTAGCTATGTATTGTCTCGTATTGTTTTATAAAGCCAACAAG GAGGATTTAAAACCCATGAAACCTATACCAAAATTTTTGTGCATTAAGGCtgtagttttcttttcattttt ccAAGGAGTGTTACTAAAcgttttagtttattataaaattataaaaatctttgaagCTGATGATTTGGGTGAGGATGCCAATTTGGCCTCCATGCTGCAa aatttcattaTTTGCATTGAAATGTTTATAGCAGCAGTTGCTCACATTTATAGTTTCCCTCACTATCCATTCCATATTAATTCTCAACAATATTGGAATAATCCAAATCATAACTGGTGTCGGGCTTTTTTGTCCATGATCGATATATCCGATATACAAGAGGATGTATCCGAACATTTAGGAGTTGTCACTGGCACAATAAGTCGACGGTTCCAAGGTCGCAGTGCTTATCAGCCTTTATCGCGTGGCACTAGGCGTTCGAGTGGTGAGTACTTTAGACGACTAGATGGTGAGGATTCGAGCAGTAGCCAACAACTGTTAGTTCCGGACACTGACATCAGTGATAAAACAG GTAACCGTCCCACCACTTCCAAAGCTTCCATAACAACTGGCAACGATACTAGCAATGCCGCCGCCATCATTGCCACCAACACTAACACTCATCCCTCTGCTACCCACTCCAATTTTGGCGGTATTAGTATACAAAAACGCGATCCCAACGTTAGAGACTTTCCGACACATTATGGGGCACCCGTGGCAGGTGGTACTAGTTTCCTGCAGGCTCGTAATGTAACGACAACACATGCTCCCAGTCCCATTCCAGAGTCCGTTGATGATTTTGCATCATTTATCGGTTCCTCAAGATGA
- the LOC111685239 gene encoding transmembrane protein 184C isoform X2: MCQNYSLRRFCEEWRIWIRPLLIITYGIFAIIVVPLLIINSVKDGFQRRDQLILIGGLFVLSAVPISIWHIIQHVVHFTKPILQKHIIRILWMVPIYALNAWIGLFFPKHSIYADSLRECYEAYVIYNFMVYLLNYLNLGMDLEMTMMYRTQVHHFFPMCCIRPWTMGREFIHNCKHGILQYTVVRPITTFIAVICELCGVYGEGTFAGNVAFPYIVVINNISQFVAMYCLVLFYKANKEDLKPMKPIPKFLCIKAVVFFSFFQGVLLNVLVYYKIIKIFEADDLGEDANLASMLQNFIICIEMFIAAVAHIYSFPHYPFHINSQQYWNNPNHNWCRAFLSMIDISDIQEDVSEHLGVVTGTISRRFQGRSAYQPLSRGTRRSSGEYFRRLDGEDSSSSQQLLVPDTDISDKTAGNRPTTSKASITTGNDTSNAAAIIATNTNTHPSATHSNFGGISIQKRDPNVRDFPTHYGAPVAGGTSFLQARNVTTTHAPSPIPESVDDFASFIGSSR; the protein is encoded by the exons atgTGTCAGAATTATTCATTGCGAAGATTCTGTGAGGAGTGGCGTATCTGGATACGACCTTTACTTATTATAACCTATGGCATATTTGCGATAATCGTAGTGCCTCTGCTCATTATCAACTCCGTTAAGGATGGCTTTCAGCGTCGTGATCAATTGATATTAATTGGTGGCTTATTTGTTTTATCAGCAGTGCCCATATCAATTTGGCATATTATTCAGCATGTTGTACATTTTACAAAAcccattttacaaaaacacatCATACGCATATTGTGGATGGTGCCCATATATGCCTTAAATGCT TGGATTGGTTTATTCTTTCCGAAACATTCAATCTATGCCGATTCGTTACGTGAGTGCTATGAGGCCTATGTGATCTATAATTTTATGgtctatttgttaaattatttaaatttgggCATGGATTTGGAAATGACCATGATGTACAGAACACAGGTACATCATTTCTTTCCCATGTGTTGCATTCGTCCCTGGACTATGGGTCGAGAATTTATACATAATTGTAAACATGGCATTTTGCAGTATACAGTGGTGCGGCCAATAACCACATTTATAGCGgt tatttgcGAATTATGCGGTGTCTATGGAGAAGGTACTTTTGCCGGAAATGTAGCATTTCCCTATATAGTTGTTATCAACAATATCTCTCAATTCGTAGCTATGTATTGTCTCGTATTGTTTTATAAAGCCAACAAG GAGGATTTAAAACCCATGAAACCTATACCAAAATTTTTGTGCATTAAGGCtgtagttttcttttcattttt ccAAGGAGTGTTACTAAAcgttttagtttattataaaattataaaaatctttgaagCTGATGATTTGGGTGAGGATGCCAATTTGGCCTCCATGCTGCAa aatttcattaTTTGCATTGAAATGTTTATAGCAGCAGTTGCTCACATTTATAGTTTCCCTCACTATCCATTCCATATTAATTCTCAACAATATTGGAATAATCCAAATCATAACTGGTGTCGGGCTTTTTTGTCCATGATCGATATATCCGATATACAAGAGGATGTATCCGAACATTTAGGAGTTGTCACTGGCACAATAAGTCGACGGTTCCAAGGTCGCAGTGCTTATCAGCCTTTATCGCGTGGCACTAGGCGTTCGAGTGGTGAGTACTTTAGACGACTAGATGGTGAGGATTCGAGCAGTAGCCAACAACTGTTAGTTCCGGACACTGACATCAGTGATAAAACAG CAGGTAACCGTCCCACCACTTCCAAAGCTTCCATAACAACTGGCAACGATACTAGCAATGCCGCCGCCATCATTGCCACCAACACTAACACTCATCCCTCTGCTACCCACTCCAATTTTGGCGGTATTAGTATACAAAAACGCGATCCCAACGTTAGAGACTTTCCGACACATTATGGGGCACCCGTGGCAGGTGGTACTAGTTTCCTGCAGGCTCGTAATGTAACGACAACACATGCTCCCAGTCCCATTCCAGAGTCCGTTGATGATTTTGCATCATTTATCGGTTCCTCAAGATGA
- the LOC111685238 gene encoding methyltransferase-like protein 17, mitochondrial, whose amino-acid sequence MNLSMKNITKPLQLIVFKQLSRNTSKIAVEVDEHVLRKIENDEVKARQHPGVMKFNRTLLPGNIEKALQKAVGDFPIKTLMEDCKKLNQFIASRHPPAEAEEMNVKVKKIMEEIETIMPQEQMGNLSEQERKQWQQRREQLLQRRLRERSFAWKPVQYGEYEALVYAVARGAHEYGVLMRILQEIKTRDSSFKPQSYFDFGSGVGTGMWASSNLWKDSIFEYFNVDSSRHMNELSELILRDGNENQQMTLKNVFYRQFLPGLETKYDLVICSHSLFELASSENRLSVILNLWKKCDGYMVIVEEGTRRGSQLVNEARDFVLSLEKHSLVGHVFAPCPHDNICPRLSNPEDRTPCNFEITFMPTNLNKKSKRTATARFSYVILKKGLPEDSTRAWPRIVRPTLLRSKHAICRMCTSEGKLQEIIFTESKHGRPAYRCAKAGRWGDRLPITIGEPFETMTKTKAKTVNHTNSENVPQQPMKEE is encoded by the exons atgaatttatctatgaaaaatattacaaaacctTTACAATTAATAGTGTTTAAACAATTAAGTCGAAATACAAGCAAAATCGCTGTAGAAGTTGACGAGCATGTTTTGCGTAAAATAGAAAATGATGAAGTAAAAGCGAGGCAACATCCTGGAGTTATGAAATTCAATCGCACGCTTTTACCGGGTAATATCGAGAAAGCTTTACAAAAAGCAGTTGGTGATTTTCCCATTAAAACTCTTATGGAAGACTGTAAGAAATTAAACCAATTCATTGCATCTCGTCATCCACCAGCAGAAGCAGAGGAAATGAATGTGAAAGTTAAGAAAATTATGGAAGAGATAGAAACAATAATGCCGCAAGAACAAATGGGAAATCTCAGTGAACAGGAACGTAAACAATGGCAACAGCGCAGAGAACAATTATTGCAAAGACGCTTAAGGGAGAGATCGTTTGCCTGGAAGCCGGTACAATATGGAGAATATGAAGCACTGGTGTATGCAGTGGCCAGAGGGGCACATGAGTATGGTGTTTTAATGCGTATTTTACAGGAAATTAAGACACGTGATTCGTCATTTAAACCACAAAGTTATTTTGATTTTGGTTCGGGCGTTGGCACTGGCATGTGGGCCAGTAGTAACTTATGGAAGGATTCCATAttcgaatatttcaatgttgaCAGTTCTAGGCATATGAATGAATTATCCGAATTAATTTTAAGGGATGGCAATGAAAATCAACAAATgactttgaaaaatgttttctatcgACAGTTTTTGCCGGGACTAGAA actAAATATGATTTAGTTATATGCTCCCATTCCTTGTTTGAATTAGCTAGCTCGGAAAACCGTTTGAGTGTGATATTAAATTTGTGGAAGAAATGTGATGGTTATATGGTTATAGTTGAAGAGGGTACAAGACGTGGTTCCCAATTGGTAAATGAGGCCAGAGATTTCGTTTTATCCTTAGAAAAACATAGTTTAGTGGGTCATGTTTTTGCACCG TGTCCACATGACAACATTTGTCCCCGCCTTTCAAATCCAGAAGATCGTACTCCCTGTAATTTCGAAATTACTTTTATgccaacaaatttaaacaaaaaaagcaaacgTACAGCAACAGCCAGATTTAGTTATGTGATACTTAAAAAAGGACTACCAGAAGATAGTACAAGAGCATGGCCTAGAATTGTACGTCCTACACTTTTACGTTCGAAACATGCCATTTGCAGAATGTGCACATCCGAAGGCAAATTACAAGAAATTATATTTACCGAATCTAAACATGGAAG ACCCGCATATAGATGTGCCAAAGCTGGTCGTTGGGGTGATCGTTTGCCTATAACTATTGGTGAACCTTTCGAAACCATGACTAAGACAAAAGCTAAAACAGTTAATCATACAAATTCTGAAAACGTACCACAACAGCCTATGAAAGAAGAATAA